The proteins below are encoded in one region of Bosea sp. BIWAKO-01:
- a CDS encoding alkene reductase — MSQSGDHAASLFSPFRLGEIELRNRIVMAPLTRNRATRGSDAPNALNVEYYRQRASAGLIVTEGTQISQQGQGYVWTPGIYSDQQIDGWRQVTDAVHAAGGKIITQLWHVGRVSHVSLQPGQQAPVAPSAIPANTKTYIESGFTAVSEPRELAADEIPGIIADYVRAAENAKAAGFDGIELHGAHGYLLDQFLRDGSNRRSDAYGGSLENRVRLVLEVIEAVAAVFPRGRIGIRISPVSPANDARDSDPQALFGYLVERLNETGIAFIHVVEGATREARDYLPFDYLALRKAFKGAYIANNGFTRELAIETLAEDRADLIAFGRLFIANPDLVERLQQDAPLNAPDVATFYGGDAAGYTDYPSLAEKAA; from the coding sequence ATGAGCCAGTCCGGTGATCACGCTGCCTCCCTGTTCTCTCCGTTCCGTCTCGGCGAGATCGAACTCAGGAACCGCATCGTCATGGCGCCGTTGACGCGCAACCGCGCGACGCGAGGCAGCGATGCCCCGAATGCCCTGAATGTCGAATATTACCGCCAGCGCGCCAGCGCCGGGCTGATCGTCACCGAAGGCACGCAGATCTCGCAGCAGGGTCAAGGCTATGTCTGGACGCCCGGCATCTACAGCGACCAGCAGATCGACGGCTGGAGGCAGGTGACCGACGCGGTCCACGCGGCCGGCGGCAAGATCATCACGCAGCTCTGGCATGTCGGGCGCGTCAGCCATGTCTCGCTGCAGCCCGGCCAGCAGGCGCCGGTCGCGCCCTCCGCCATCCCCGCCAATACCAAGACCTATATCGAAAGCGGCTTCACAGCGGTTTCCGAGCCGCGCGAGCTCGCGGCCGACGAGATCCCAGGCATCATCGCCGATTATGTCCGGGCGGCGGAAAACGCCAAGGCGGCCGGCTTCGACGGCATCGAGCTTCATGGTGCGCATGGCTATCTGCTCGACCAGTTCCTGCGCGACGGCTCCAACAGGCGCAGCGACGCCTATGGTGGTTCGCTGGAGAATCGTGTGCGGCTCGTCCTCGAGGTGATCGAGGCCGTCGCAGCGGTGTTTCCGAGGGGCCGCATCGGCATCCGCATCTCGCCGGTGAGCCCGGCCAATGATGCGCGAGACAGCGATCCGCAGGCGCTGTTCGGCTATCTCGTCGAGCGGCTCAACGAAACCGGCATCGCCTTCATCCATGTCGTCGAAGGCGCGACGCGCGAGGCCCGTGACTATCTGCCCTTCGACTACCTGGCGCTGCGCAAGGCCTTCAAGGGCGCCTATATCGCCAATAACGGCTTTACCCGCGAACTCGCGATCGAGACGCTGGCCGAGGACCGGGCGGATCTCATCGCGTTTGGCCGGTTGTTCATCGCCAATCCCGATCTGGTCGAGCGGCTGCAGCAGGATGCACCGCTGAATGCGCCGGATGTCGCGACCTTCTACGGCGGCGATGCTGCGGGCTACACGGACTACCCCTCGCTGGCCGAAAAGGCCGCGTGA
- a CDS encoding DUF6538 domain-containing protein: MSSEIVLKASYLIVRNGRFYFDMRVPVDVAAAFGSKTIRFRLHSW; encoded by the coding sequence ATGAGCAGCGAAATTGTGCTCAAAGCTTCGTACCTGATCGTCCGTAACGGCCGGTTCTATTTCGACATGCGCGTGCCGGTCGATGTGGCTGCTGCATTCGGCTCCAAGACCATTAGGTTCCGCTTACACTCATGGTGA